One window of the Ictidomys tridecemlineatus isolate mIctTri1 chromosome 11, mIctTri1.hap1, whole genome shotgun sequence genome contains the following:
- the LOC101971368 gene encoding chymosin — protein MRCLVVLLAVLALSQGSNVTRIPLHKGKSLRSTLQDLGLLEDFLKKHQYEFIRRSSNVGKVAQEPLANYLDSQYFGKIYIGTPPQEFTVVFDTGSSDFWVPSLSCNSEACKNHHRFDPTESSTFQNLSKPLLVLYATGIVLGFLGHDTVTVSDLVDPHQTVGLSTQEPGDIFTYSEFDGILGLAYPALASEGSVPVFDNMMNRHLLAQDLFSVYMSRTGQGSMLTLGAIDTSYYMGSLDWVPVTLQKYWQFAVDRITISGVVVACDGGCQAILDTGTSLLAGPTHDILKIQQAIGATRGQYGQFIINCWSLSSMPTIVFEIHGRKYSLPPLAYTIQGQDFCYSGFQENSNSPLWVLGTIFVREYYSVFDRTHNRVGLAKAVY, from the exons ATGAGGTGCCTCGTGGTGCTCCTTGCCGTCCTGGCTCTCTCCCAGGGCAGCAATGTTACCAG GATCCCTCTGCACAAAGGGAAATCACTGAGGAGCACCCTGCAGGATCTTGGGCTCCTGGAGGACTTTCTGAAGAAACACCAGTACGAGTTCATCAGGAGGAGCTCCAACGTTGGGAAAGTGGCCCAGGAACCACTGGCCAACTACCTAGAT AGTCAGTACTTTGGAAAGATCTATATTGGGACCCCGCCCCAGGAGTTCACCGTGGTGTTTGACACGGGCTCTTCAGACTTCTGGGTGCCCTCCCTCTCCTGCAACAGCGAAGCCTGCA AAAACCATCACCGCTTTGACCCGACTGAGTCCTCTACCTTCCAGAACCTCAGCAAGCCCCTGTTGGTCCTGTATGCCACGGGCATTGTGCTGGGCTTTCTGGGCCACGACACTGTCACT GTCTCCGACCTTGTGGACCCCCATCAGACGGTGGGCCTGAGCACTCAGGAGCCTGGCGACATCTTTACCTACTCTGAATTCGATGGGATTCTGGGGTTGGCCTATCCTGCCCTTGCCTCTGAGGGCTCGGTGCCCGTGTTTGATAACATGATGAACAGGCACCTGCTGGCCCAAGACTTGTTCTCAGTTTACATGAGCAG GACTGGCCAGGGGAGCATGCTCACGCTGGGGGCCATAGACACATCCTACTACATGGGCTCTCTGGACTGGGTGCCCGTGACCCTGCAGAAGTACTGGCAGTTTGCTGTGGACAG GATCACCATCAGTGGTGTGGTGGTGGCTTGTGATGGTGGCTGCCAGGCCATTCTGGACACGGGCACGTCCCTGCTGGCCGGGCCTACCCACGACATCCTCAAGATCCAGCAGGCCATCGGAGCCACACGCGGCCAGTATGGCCAG TTTATCATCAACTGCTGGAGCCTGAGCAGCATGCCCACGATTGTCTTTGAGATCCACGGAAGAAAGTATTCATTGCCACCCTTGGCGTATACCATCCAG GGCCAGGACTTCTGCTACAGTGGCTTCCAGGAGAACAGTAACTCCCCGCTGTGGGTCCTGGGGACTATCTTCGTCCGGGAGTATTACAGTGTCTTTGACAGAACCCATAACCGCGTGGGGCTGGCCAAGGCTGTCTATTGA